A genomic region of Coriobacteriaceae bacterium contains the following coding sequences:
- a CDS encoding ribose-phosphate pyrophosphokinase — protein sequence MGKRRSRAAERKLHIFSGSVYPELADEIAGHLDVELGDITLEKFANGETYARFMESVRGEDVFLVQSISGDVNDALMELLIMTDAARRASAGRIHAVVTHYGYARQDRKAAAREPITAKLVARMLETAGIDSITTIDLHQGQIQGFFEKPVNHLTALNLFADYFEGLGLDNLCVVSPDVGRAKVAKKMSDLLNADLAIMHKGRPSHNVAEITSIIGDVEGKNCILNDDMIDTAGTICAGMKVLKDRGAKSVRVSATHPIFSGPAYERLENSVADEIVVCNTIPIPEERLTGKIKQISIAPLFAQAINNVFNNGSVSTLFDPDFAL from the coding sequence ATGGGAAAAAGGCGGAGCAGGGCCGCAGAGCGCAAGCTGCATATCTTCTCGGGTTCGGTGTATCCGGAGCTCGCCGATGAGATCGCAGGTCACCTTGATGTCGAGTTGGGTGATATCACGCTCGAAAAGTTCGCCAATGGCGAGACTTACGCGCGCTTCATGGAGTCCGTACGCGGCGAGGACGTCTTTCTCGTCCAGTCGATTTCGGGCGATGTCAACGACGCCCTCATGGAGCTGCTCATCATGACCGATGCCGCCCGGCGTGCCAGCGCGGGAAGGATCCATGCCGTAGTCACGCACTACGGTTATGCACGTCAGGACCGCAAAGCCGCCGCACGCGAGCCGATTACCGCCAAGCTCGTCGCGCGCATGCTCGAGACGGCGGGTATCGACTCGATCACGACCATCGACTTGCACCAGGGCCAGATCCAGGGCTTCTTCGAGAAGCCGGTCAATCACCTGACGGCGCTCAACCTCTTCGCCGATTACTTCGAGGGTCTCGGACTCGACAACCTCTGCGTCGTGAGCCCGGACGTGGGTCGCGCCAAGGTCGCCAAGAAGATGAGCGACCTGCTCAACGCCGATCTCGCCATCATGCACAAGGGCCGTCCTTCGCACAACGTGGCCGAGATCACGAGCATCATCGGTGATGTCGAGGGTAAGAACTGCATCCTCAACGATGACATGATCGACACTGCGGGTACCATTTGCGCGGGCATGAAGGTGCTCAAAGATCGCGGTGCCAAGTCTGTGCGCGTCAGTGCCACGCATCCGATTTTCTCCGGTCCCGCCTACGAGCGTCTCGAGAACTCGGTCGCCGACGAGATCGTCGTGTGCAACACGATTCCCATCCCCGAGGAGCGCCTTACCGGCAAAATCAAGCAGATTAGCATCGCTCCGCTCTTCGCGCAGGCGATTAACAACGTCTTCAATAACGGCTCGGTCTCGACCCTGTTCGACCCGGACTTCGCGCTGTAA
- the glmU gene encoding bifunctional UDP-N-acetylglucosamine diphosphorylase/glucosamine-1-phosphate N-acetyltransferase GlmU — MEAKALILAAGAGTRMKSNKPKVAHEMLGKPLVRWVVDAARQAGCEDVHVVIGHGREQVEPLLGDCVISYQLEMLGTGHTVMCAADKLEGFEGNVVVLCGDSPLIRPATIEALIAAHEATGSAATVLTMEPANPFGYGRIVRDESGNVCGIVEEKDCTDEQRAIRECNSGVFCFSAPALLSHLDKLDRNNAQGEYYLTDMLALLAADGLTVSSMVVEDDDECLGVNSRSQLAAASKIAQRRINEQLMAGGITMLDPDLVWVGPDCIVENDVELLPMTMLWGSTRVSSGCVIGPNTRLTDCAIGADNVLEEVVGIETTTETGVTVGPRAYLRPGTYLCEGAHVGTHVEIKKSTVGPDSKVPHLSYIGDATIGTDVNIGAGSITCNYDGVNKHQTVIGDFTFVGSNTMLVAPVKLGSNVVTGAASCITKDVPDGALAVERNEQKIIEDWTARHFKSKRTS; from the coding sequence GTGGAAGCTAAAGCTTTGATTCTTGCAGCAGGCGCTGGAACCCGCATGAAATCCAACAAACCGAAGGTCGCCCACGAGATGTTGGGCAAGCCGCTTGTGCGTTGGGTTGTGGATGCGGCACGCCAGGCTGGTTGCGAAGACGTTCACGTGGTCATTGGCCATGGTCGTGAGCAAGTCGAGCCCTTGCTCGGCGATTGCGTCATCTCGTACCAGCTCGAAATGCTCGGCACGGGTCATACGGTCATGTGCGCGGCGGACAAGCTCGAGGGCTTCGAGGGCAACGTCGTCGTGCTCTGTGGTGACTCGCCGCTTATCAGGCCGGCCACCATCGAGGCGCTCATCGCAGCGCACGAGGCCACCGGCTCTGCCGCCACGGTGCTTACGATGGAGCCCGCCAATCCCTTCGGATACGGGCGCATCGTGCGCGACGAGAGCGGCAACGTGTGCGGCATCGTCGAGGAGAAGGACTGCACGGACGAGCAGCGCGCCATCCGCGAGTGTAACTCCGGCGTCTTCTGCTTCTCCGCTCCCGCGCTTCTGAGCCATCTTGACAAGCTCGATCGCAATAACGCCCAGGGCGAGTATTACCTCACGGACATGCTTGCGCTGCTGGCAGCCGATGGTCTGACCGTGTCGAGCATGGTCGTCGAGGATGACGACGAGTGCCTTGGCGTCAACTCGCGCTCGCAGCTTGCCGCCGCGAGTAAGATTGCGCAGCGCCGCATCAACGAGCAGCTCATGGCAGGTGGCATCACGATGCTCGATCCCGATCTTGTGTGGGTTGGTCCCGACTGCATTGTCGAGAACGATGTGGAGCTGCTGCCGATGACCATGCTCTGGGGCAGCACGCGCGTCTCGAGCGGTTGCGTCATCGGTCCCAACACGCGTCTCACCGATTGCGCTATCGGTGCCGATAACGTGCTCGAGGAAGTCGTGGGTATCGAGACGACCACCGAGACCGGCGTTACGGTCGGTCCCCGCGCCTACCTACGTCCCGGCACCTATCTGTGCGAGGGCGCGCATGTGGGTACGCATGTCGAGATCAAGAAGTCCACGGTGGGTCCGGACAGCAAGGTGCCGCACCTTTCCTACATCGGCGACGCGACGATCGGGACTGACGTCAATATCGGCGCTGGCTCGATTACCTGCAATTACGATGGCGTGAACAAGCATCAAACAGTCATTGGCGACTTCACGTTCGTCGGATCGAACACGATGCTCGTCGCTCCCGTCAAGCTCGGCTCCAATGTCGTGACGGGTGCCGCGAGCTGCATCACCAAGGACGTGCCCGATGGTGCACTCGCCGTAGAGCGCAACGAGCAGAAGATCATCGAGGACTGGACCGCGCGGCATTTCAAGAGCAAGCGCACGAGCTAA
- a CDS encoding Veg family protein: protein MEEIINRQVAYVNSIHETLVGFTGRRLRIRANMGRSKIIEREGVLTQAHKSLFIVETDEKRGRKARQSYQYVDVLTGTVELTNPEDEQPLFPALQQEAI from the coding sequence ATGGAAGAAATAATCAATAGACAGGTCGCTTACGTTAACAGCATCCACGAGACGCTCGTCGGTTTTACGGGTAGGCGTCTGCGCATTCGCGCCAATATGGGGCGCTCCAAGATCATCGAGCGCGAAGGCGTGCTCACCCAAGCTCACAAGTCGCTCTTCATCGTCGAGACGGACGAGAAGCGCGGTCGCAAGGCGCGTCAGTCCTATCAGTACGTGGATGTCCTGACGGGCACGGTCGAGCTTACCAACCCCGAGGACGAGCAACCGCTTTTCCCGGCGCTTCAGCAAGAGGCCATCTAG